In one window of Methanosarcina vacuolata Z-761 DNA:
- a CDS encoding 23S rRNA (uridine(2552)-2'-O)-methyltransferase, translating to MARDRRDYYYHQAKEEGYRSRASFKLKQINERHHIINRGDSVVDLGAAPGGWLQVAKELSGGKVLGVDLQRIVPIEGVETIQGNINAESTIQKIIKTVGAKGADVVLCDAAPNLSGNWSYDHARSIELATSALECAKKILKPKGNFVVKVFQGDMFNDYMQKVRDNFVRTMAYSPKASRSQSAEIYVIGKKFLTAPLRKGNKFVVDIEKLGSSGDGAVLIEGFVVFVKEVEVGEKVRIKITDVKPNFAFADVAERLGKTETPE from the coding sequence ATGGCAAGAGATAGAAGAGATTATTATTATCACCAGGCAAAAGAGGAAGGATACCGGTCCAGGGCTTCCTTCAAGCTCAAGCAGATTAACGAAAGACACCATATTATCAATCGGGGAGACTCGGTTGTTGATCTGGGTGCAGCCCCAGGCGGATGGCTCCAGGTTGCAAAGGAACTGTCTGGAGGGAAGGTCCTTGGTGTGGATCTTCAGAGAATTGTGCCTATTGAAGGCGTCGAGACCATTCAGGGCAATATAAATGCAGAATCAACCATACAGAAGATTATTAAGACTGTAGGGGCAAAAGGAGCTGATGTGGTACTTTGTGACGCAGCCCCTAACCTGTCCGGAAACTGGTCTTATGACCATGCAAGGTCAATCGAGCTTGCAACTTCAGCTCTGGAATGCGCAAAAAAAATTCTCAAGCCCAAAGGGAATTTCGTTGTGAAGGTTTTCCAGGGAGATATGTTTAACGATTACATGCAGAAGGTAAGGGATAATTTTGTCCGGACAATGGCTTATTCTCCGAAAGCCTCGCGGTCCCAGAGTGCTGAAATCTACGTTATCGGAAAGAAATTCCTTACAGCTCCACTCCGCAAAGGAAACAAATTCGTTGTGGATATCGAAAAGCTGGGCTCAAGTGGAGACGGGGCTGTGCTCATTGAAGGGTTTGTTGTCTTCGTAAAGGAAGTTGAGGTCGGAGAAAAAGTCAGGATCAAAATAACAGATGTAAAGCCCAACTTCGCTTTTGCCGATGTCGCAGAGAGGCTTGGAAAAACCGAAACGCCTGAGTAA
- a CDS encoding YoaK family protein has translation MLKLKNERKERKISLCNFTSESVELGILLAIVGGFLDAYTFVGRGGVFANAQTGNVVLMGIEAATGEWGQAVLHAVPILAFMVGVVVAEMIKNPSMRLFITDSEKAVLILETVVLFIVGFIPYTSPNIIVTVAVSFVSSVQISSFRKLIGSTYSTTMVTGNLRSATQEAYIAFTKKDNESARRTVRYSTINLSFLAGAILGGLLTSFIGVKAIWIPVIVLICSVLLFSNERKDQKANIEI, from the coding sequence ATGTTAAAATTGAAAAACGAAAGAAAAGAAAGAAAAATAAGTTTATGTAATTTCACTTCTGAGTCGGTGGAGCTTGGGATACTTCTTGCAATTGTAGGGGGATTTCTTGATGCTTATACATTCGTTGGAAGAGGCGGGGTTTTCGCCAATGCCCAGACTGGAAATGTCGTGCTTATGGGCATAGAAGCTGCAACAGGAGAATGGGGGCAGGCAGTGCTTCATGCTGTACCTATTCTGGCATTCATGGTCGGAGTAGTAGTTGCCGAGATGATTAAAAATCCTTCAATGCGCCTGTTTATAACAGATTCCGAAAAAGCAGTTTTAATTCTTGAAACTGTAGTCCTTTTTATCGTAGGCTTTATACCTTACACAAGCCCAAATATCATTGTAACAGTTGCTGTTTCGTTTGTTTCTTCGGTTCAGATATCTTCATTTCGCAAACTCATTGGTTCTACATATAGTACAACAATGGTTACAGGAAATTTACGTTCAGCTACACAGGAAGCGTATATTGCTTTCACGAAAAAAGACAATGAATCGGCTCGTAGAACCGTTCGATATTCTACAATTAACCTTTCGTTTCTAGCAGGAGCTATTTTAGGAGGGTTGCTTACATCATTTATTGGTGTTAAAGCCATATGGATACCTGTTATTGTGCTGATATGCTCTGTACTTTTATTCAGTAACGAGCGTAAGGATCAGAAGGCTAACATTGAAATCTAA
- a CDS encoding MscL family protein has translation MGLLSEFKDFLYEYKVIPLAIAFIMGIASTALIKSLVDNIVMPIITLFVPGGAWKTATLEIGPIVLGWGAFLGELINFVIIAFVVFMIAKMVLKEEKVEKK, from the coding sequence ATGGGGCTTCTAAGTGAGTTTAAGGATTTTCTTTATGAATACAAGGTAATTCCACTTGCAATTGCTTTCATTATGGGTATCGCATCCACGGCTCTTATAAAGTCTCTTGTGGATAATATCGTAATGCCGATTATCACACTTTTTGTGCCGGGAGGAGCCTGGAAAACTGCAACTCTAGAAATTGGGCCAATAGTACTGGGATGGGGGGCTTTTCTGGGAGAACTGATAAATTTTGTAATTATTGCATTCGTGGTCTTCATGATTGCAAAAATGGTGTTAAAAGAAGAAAAAGTGGAAAAAAAGTAA
- the cofC gene encoding 2-phospho-L-lactate guanylyltransferase, translating to MKAVIPYKKCSAKSRLSPVLTREEREEFVELMLNQVIDTLKEAGVGTIDILSPSIYGLENMTKANVLLDKNDLNEALNGYLEQAEEPVIIVMADLPLLSSKHIIEIVSTKKDVCIVPGKGGGTNALYIKNPSNYRVRYYGSSFLTHCSIAADSGQNFEIYDSFFAGTDIDEPEDLVELLIHGKGPAKDYINRKFKLEVSRGRVRLITL from the coding sequence ATGAAAGCCGTAATCCCTTATAAAAAATGCAGTGCAAAATCCAGATTGTCCCCTGTCCTGACTCGGGAAGAGAGAGAAGAGTTTGTGGAACTGATGCTGAATCAGGTGATAGACACCCTTAAGGAAGCGGGAGTTGGAACAATCGATATTCTCAGTCCTTCTATATACGGGCTTGAGAATATGACGAAAGCCAACGTGCTTCTGGACAAAAATGACCTGAATGAAGCCCTTAACGGGTACCTTGAACAGGCTGAGGAGCCGGTTATTATTGTTATGGCTGATCTTCCGCTTCTTTCTTCTAAGCACATAATAGAGATTGTTTCGACTAAAAAGGATGTTTGCATCGTTCCTGGAAAAGGTGGAGGTACTAATGCCCTTTATATAAAGAACCCCTCTAACTACAGGGTAAGGTACTATGGTTCGAGTTTTCTGACTCATTGTTCAATTGCAGCCGATTCCGGACAGAATTTTGAAATATATGACTCTTTCTTTGCAGGTACGGATATTGATGAACCTGAAGATCTGGTAGAACTCCTCATACATGGAAAAGGACCTGCAAAAGATTACATTAACCGAAAGTTCAAACTCGAAGTTAGCAGAGGAAGGGTAAGATTGATTACTCTTTAA
- a CDS encoding cation:proton antiporter domain-containing protein codes for MIEPIFLMEIIVALLVLSMLAQVLTHYFQIPFIIFLFIEGIIVGPEVLNLLNPALYSDVLSAIVSICVSVIVFDGGFQIDWKHMRGVKKSVIKLSTLGVFITFIGITILTHLLINIPIPIAALFGALVTATGPSVVGPIIRNIGICHRVAKILEFESVLNDAVSVILTALVFEGITAEISGTGAVIFMLQRVGMGLIIGGLCGFILRWFFTRGISIGKQPARLFTLTFIFACYVLSETIGNESGILAVAVFGIIMGSTEFPQKKMIEEFNNNLAVLMISLIFILLAAMLKFWYIMEIGLKGIALVLLIALFVRPVAVFISMRSSKISTKEKMFISFVGPRGVVPTSIATYFAIKLDEMGIAGGQTIVGLVFLTVIITVFLTGSMSKKVAQILEIIPMEILIIGGGKIGRILAERFDNRGENVSVIDISEEECNKCRELGIRTVQGNAADIAILKKAGIENAKYVVVTTKKDDANLLFCQIAKAKFGFKGEQLIVRVNYVENLQAFWDLGIRAMSTTMTTAAVMENMIGGNDLFSMCEIGNRGNIMEVKVTNPKVVGKTIKEINFPEKSLMVMIQRGSESIIAYSSLKLEYNDIATIIADKSSGKYVSDILFK; via the coding sequence ATGATCGAACCTATATTTTTGATGGAAATAATTGTTGCCTTGCTCGTTCTATCCATGCTGGCACAGGTCCTTACCCACTATTTTCAGATACCTTTTATAATCTTTCTTTTTATTGAAGGAATAATAGTAGGACCTGAAGTTCTAAACCTCTTAAACCCGGCTCTTTACTCCGATGTGCTAAGTGCTATCGTTTCGATCTGCGTTTCTGTGATAGTCTTTGACGGAGGATTCCAGATCGACTGGAAGCACATGAGAGGAGTTAAAAAAAGTGTTATTAAATTAAGTACATTAGGAGTTTTTATCACTTTTATCGGGATAACCATACTGACACATCTTCTTATAAATATCCCTATTCCAATTGCTGCTCTTTTTGGAGCTCTTGTTACTGCAACTGGTCCCAGTGTTGTTGGTCCAATAATCAGGAACATAGGGATTTGCCATAGGGTTGCCAAAATCCTGGAATTTGAGAGTGTCTTAAACGATGCTGTAAGTGTAATCCTAACTGCACTGGTTTTTGAAGGGATTACAGCTGAGATTTCCGGAACTGGTGCAGTTATTTTTATGCTGCAAAGAGTTGGGATGGGGTTAATTATAGGGGGCTTATGTGGGTTTATTCTACGCTGGTTTTTTACCAGAGGCATATCCATTGGCAAACAGCCTGCAAGGTTGTTCACTCTTACTTTTATCTTTGCTTGCTATGTATTGTCAGAAACTATAGGCAATGAGTCGGGGATTCTTGCAGTGGCTGTCTTTGGGATCATTATGGGATCTACCGAATTTCCCCAGAAGAAGATGATAGAAGAATTCAATAATAATCTAGCGGTTTTAATGATCTCTCTGATTTTCATCTTGCTTGCAGCAATGCTCAAGTTCTGGTACATCATGGAGATCGGGCTAAAAGGGATTGCCCTGGTCTTGCTTATAGCACTATTTGTCCGTCCTGTGGCTGTATTTATCTCGATGCGGAGTTCAAAAATAAGTACTAAAGAAAAAATGTTCATATCTTTTGTGGGGCCAAGGGGAGTGGTTCCTACTTCGATTGCAACGTATTTTGCAATTAAACTGGATGAAATGGGGATTGCAGGAGGCCAAACTATTGTAGGACTGGTCTTCCTGACCGTTATTATTACTGTTTTCCTGACAGGTAGTATGTCAAAAAAAGTAGCTCAGATACTGGAGATAATTCCTATGGAAATTTTGATTATTGGAGGAGGAAAAATAGGCCGTATCCTTGCCGAAAGGTTTGATAACAGAGGAGAAAATGTGTCAGTTATAGACATCTCGGAAGAGGAATGTAACAAATGCAGGGAATTAGGAATCAGGACTGTTCAGGGTAATGCAGCAGATATAGCTATTCTGAAAAAAGCCGGGATTGAAAATGCCAAATATGTAGTTGTAACTACAAAAAAGGATGATGCAAATCTTCTTTTTTGTCAGATTGCAAAGGCAAAGTTTGGGTTTAAGGGAGAACAATTAATTGTTAGGGTAAATTACGTAGAAAATCTCCAGGCATTCTGGGATCTCGGAATTCGAGCGATGAGCACTACAATGACAACTGCTGCGGTCATGGAAAATATGATTGGCGGTAATGACCTATTTTCGATGTGTGAAATCGGAAATAGGGGCAATATTATGGAAGTTAAGGTTACCAATCCAAAAGTCGTGGGAAAAACTATAAAGGAAATAAATTTTCCAGAAAAAAGCCTCATGGTTATGATACAACGGGGAAGCGAATCGATTATCGCATATAGCAGCTTGAAACTTGAATATAACGATATTGCAACGATTATTGCTGATAAGAGTTCAGGTAAGTATGTTTCTGATATTCTGTTTAAATAA
- a CDS encoding IS1634 family transposase — translation MVFLRKKLIKGKPYWYIVEAARVNGKVKTVFQIYLGSAEKILEMKKQCESMPYDKLKSFEYGKLAALLHVNEELGFIDIVNKHTDKKLIDGLSVGEYLLLDIIGKSHGILSENGIEDWFKKSPISFMWKFPHKLNCQNFLNQMSYIDSDTMKKIEDDLCRVLVEKGLTPSIMFVDESNWFTFATNYDEKSELLHKGYNKKHRKDKNQICVSLAVNENNIPFIHETYPGNVPDSEEFSGIVDKIINRLTELNICSEDLVLVFDKGNNSKDNIEKVISKMSFVGAAKANQAEELLDVPLSRYNYLYKNTKGSEIFGCRTKHQFYGTEFTTVITYNEGTYKLQKSTYETNKSKIIDQLQDLQRRLESSKGKERNRSSVENEVSEIILKKFRTVIKYEIIAAPEGKKKPQLKFWVDEENEKRCEKTFGKNILFTDKQEWHTKKIVKTYNSKNLVEDDFKLLNDHLLVPVGPVYHHKDENIRVHVFLAMIGLLFYRYLAWEAKIYGFSMKQLIEKLSEIKIAVVQEKESKKSKIIVEEMDTKQASLFSFLNLEKYLPS, via the coding sequence ATGGTATTTTTGAGAAAGAAACTTATCAAAGGCAAACCTTACTGGTACATTGTAGAAGCTGCCAGGGTTAACGGAAAGGTAAAGACTGTTTTTCAGATTTATCTGGGTAGTGCAGAAAAAATACTTGAAATGAAAAAACAATGTGAATCGATGCCTTATGATAAACTTAAGTCTTTTGAGTACGGCAAGCTTGCCGCACTCCTTCATGTAAATGAAGAACTTGGATTCATTGACATAGTAAACAAGCATACTGACAAAAAATTAATAGATGGATTGAGTGTTGGAGAATACCTTTTACTCGATATAATTGGGAAAAGTCACGGCATTTTAAGTGAAAACGGGATCGAAGACTGGTTCAAAAAATCCCCAATATCTTTCATGTGGAAGTTTCCTCACAAACTAAATTGCCAGAATTTCCTGAACCAAATGAGTTACATTGATTCAGATACGATGAAAAAGATTGAAGACGACCTTTGTCGGGTTCTTGTTGAGAAGGGGTTAACTCCATCAATAATGTTTGTTGATGAATCAAACTGGTTTACCTTTGCCACTAATTATGATGAAAAAAGTGAACTGCTTCATAAAGGATATAACAAAAAGCATCGTAAAGACAAAAATCAAATTTGTGTATCACTGGCTGTAAATGAAAACAATATACCCTTTATTCACGAAACTTATCCTGGAAATGTTCCTGATTCGGAAGAATTTTCGGGCATTGTAGACAAAATCATAAATCGACTGACTGAATTAAATATCTGTTCTGAAGATCTTGTTCTTGTTTTCGATAAAGGTAACAACTCTAAGGATAACATTGAAAAGGTAATCTCAAAAATGAGTTTTGTAGGAGCCGCAAAAGCAAATCAGGCTGAGGAACTCCTTGATGTTCCACTTTCAAGGTATAATTACTTGTATAAAAACACAAAAGGTAGCGAGATTTTTGGGTGCCGGACAAAACATCAGTTCTACGGAACAGAATTCACAACCGTAATTACCTATAATGAAGGGACTTACAAACTTCAAAAAAGCACTTATGAAACAAACAAATCAAAAATAATTGATCAACTCCAAGACCTGCAGAGAAGATTAGAAAGCAGTAAAGGAAAAGAGAGAAACAGAAGCAGTGTCGAAAATGAAGTTTCAGAAATTATTCTGAAAAAATTCAGGACTGTCATAAAATACGAAATAATTGCAGCTCCTGAAGGTAAGAAAAAACCTCAGTTGAAGTTCTGGGTTGATGAGGAAAACGAAAAAAGGTGTGAAAAAACGTTTGGTAAGAATATTCTGTTTACGGATAAGCAGGAGTGGCATACTAAAAAGATAGTGAAAACATATAACAGTAAAAATCTTGTTGAAGACGATTTTAAGCTGTTGAACGACCATTTACTTGTCCCTGTAGGACCAGTTTATCACCACAAGGATGAAAATATAAGGGTTCATGTATTTTTGGCTATGATTGGCCTGCTTTTCTACAGATATTTGGCCTGGGAAGCAAAGATATATGGGTTTTCTATGAAACAACTGATTGAAAAACTGTCTGAAATTAAGATTGCAGTAGTTCAGGAAAAAGAATCCAAAAAAAGCAAAATTATTGTGGAAGAAATGGACACTAAACAAGCATCGTTATTTTCTTTTCTGAATCTGGAGAAATATCTGCCATCGTAA
- a CDS encoding histidinol phosphate phosphatase domain-containing protein → MIDLHTHTIFSDGELIPSELVRRAVIHGYEAIALTDHADYTNLEQLIEAGQKAKYLESEWDIRVLTGVELTHVPPRKIAPLAKKAKELGAEIVVVHGETTSEPVAPGTNAASVACEYVDILAHPGLISEEDVETAKENNVCLEITARNGHNRTNGHVARLALEIGATLLVNTDTHAPEDLITDEIALKIAMGAGLTEARAREALKASAKKVADIV, encoded by the coding sequence TTGATTGATCTTCACACTCACACAATTTTCAGTGACGGGGAACTGATCCCCAGCGAACTTGTCAGACGGGCGGTTATTCACGGCTATGAGGCTATTGCACTTACCGACCATGCTGATTACACTAATCTTGAACAGCTTATCGAAGCGGGACAGAAAGCAAAATACCTTGAAAGTGAATGGGATATCCGCGTTCTAACCGGGGTTGAACTGACACATGTGCCGCCACGGAAAATAGCCCCTCTTGCAAAAAAAGCAAAAGAGCTAGGTGCAGAAATTGTGGTCGTGCACGGGGAGACCACCTCCGAGCCAGTTGCCCCCGGAACAAACGCAGCATCTGTTGCCTGTGAATATGTGGACATCCTGGCTCACCCGGGCCTGATCTCCGAGGAAGATGTCGAGACCGCTAAAGAGAACAATGTCTGCCTTGAGATTACAGCCAGGAACGGGCACAATCGGACAAACGGCCATGTCGCCAGGCTTGCTCTTGAGATTGGTGCAACGCTTCTTGTAAATACCGACACACATGCCCCTGAAGACCTTATCACTGATGAAATTGCCCTGAAGATCGCAATGGGGGCAGGGCTTACTGAGGCAAGGGCAAGAGAAGCGTTAAAAGCATCCGCAAAAAAGGTAGCAGATATTGTTTAA
- a CDS encoding phosphoenolpyruvate synthase: MNVYVMHFNEVDRTNLPEVGGKGANLGEMVKAGFPVPPGFCITTSAYCDFIAASNEMDKFFDLLDQLKLDQPDEISRLGKLIRDHLLTIPISQTIKFSILDAWKIVGEEKAYAVRSSATAEDLPTASFAGQQETYLNVKGMNQLLQAVRECWSSLFADRAIIYRIKHGFGHRSVYLSIVVQQMIFPEVSGLMFTVDPVTGHRNTISIDASFGLGEALVSGIVSADSYQVRENQIVKKQIAEKKKAVYPVTEGGTVTRELAPELQNKQALSDDKILELAQLGQRIEKHYCSEQDIEWCLAGNKFYILQSRPITTLYPIPKVHDNKLHVFLSIAHLQMMTDAMKPMGISVFWEIFPFGKNSVPFSNSMIVEAGGRLFYDVTPLLYSKALRRYFIWRIAIVDELMRDALEKIVSSEIFQQEAKANKDTTRQVFKLFKPILPLYLKGIPIIVNNLFFLDPSGIIERATAPPEEIINKHRHSIMQASGIERIKRVQESMGKLLQELIGSMMYVPLPFIVLPIASRLTRLWLDENLDVDTLNKSLPGNVTGEMGLMIGDLADTARKYPEVVDFLEKSEDSTFYQDTFYQGLSKVKGGDIFGTELERFMELYGMRCPGEIDISNVRWWEAPTLLVPSIINHIKSNAPGEHRNRFRQGRKEAQEVVQKLMESISNTPAGSLKARLMSRLLSIYRNSTGLREFPKYVIVRFFDIYRQAILAEALALHQRGILEKEEDVFYLYLDELVALLENHFSEDLTRFIDSRKKACEQYQKMTPPRVMTSEGEVITGVRIDIEAPIGALIGTPVSAGVAEGYVKVILRPEAAKLKKGDILVAPFTDPGWTPLFYSVEALVVEVGGMMTHGSVIAREYGIPAVVGIENATKILKDGQYVRVDGTRGFVQVLK; encoded by the coding sequence ATGAACGTTTATGTAATGCACTTTAATGAAGTCGACAGGACAAATTTGCCTGAAGTCGGGGGAAAAGGTGCTAATCTGGGAGAAATGGTCAAAGCAGGATTTCCTGTTCCGCCGGGTTTTTGCATTACAACGTCGGCTTACTGTGATTTTATTGCAGCAAGCAATGAGATGGACAAATTTTTTGATTTGCTTGACCAGTTGAAACTGGATCAACCGGACGAAATTAGCAGGCTGGGAAAACTGATAAGGGACCATTTATTAACCATCCCCATATCCCAAACAATCAAATTCTCTATCCTTGATGCATGGAAAATAGTGGGTGAAGAAAAGGCTTATGCCGTTCGGTCCAGCGCCACAGCCGAAGATTTGCCGACTGCCTCTTTTGCCGGCCAGCAGGAAACCTATTTGAACGTAAAAGGGATGAATCAACTCCTTCAGGCTGTGCGGGAATGCTGGAGTTCTCTATTTGCCGACAGGGCAATTATCTACCGAATTAAACATGGATTTGGCCACCGTTCTGTCTATTTATCCATAGTGGTGCAGCAAATGATATTTCCGGAGGTTTCCGGGCTTATGTTTACCGTGGACCCTGTCACCGGGCACAGGAATACTATTTCCATTGATGCCAGCTTCGGGTTGGGTGAAGCTCTTGTCTCAGGAATTGTTTCAGCCGACTCTTATCAGGTCCGCGAGAACCAGATTGTCAAAAAGCAAATCGCAGAAAAGAAGAAAGCTGTTTATCCGGTCACAGAAGGAGGAACAGTAACCAGAGAACTTGCTCCTGAACTCCAGAACAAGCAGGCTCTATCCGATGATAAAATTCTGGAACTGGCCCAACTTGGGCAAAGGATAGAAAAACACTACTGCTCAGAGCAGGACATCGAGTGGTGTCTGGCAGGGAATAAGTTCTATATCTTACAGAGCCGTCCTATCACTACTCTTTATCCGATTCCTAAAGTACATGACAATAAACTTCACGTATTTTTGTCTATTGCTCACCTGCAAATGATGACAGATGCCATGAAACCTATGGGGATTTCTGTTTTTTGGGAGATATTTCCCTTTGGAAAAAACTCCGTACCCTTTTCCAATTCAATGATTGTGGAAGCGGGAGGAAGGCTTTTTTATGACGTTACCCCTCTTTTGTACAGTAAAGCTCTTCGGCGGTATTTTATCTGGAGAATTGCTATTGTAGACGAACTAATGAGAGATGCCCTGGAAAAAATAGTATCAAGCGAGATATTTCAACAAGAAGCAAAAGCAAACAAAGATACGACGAGACAGGTTTTTAAATTATTCAAACCGATTCTTCCGCTCTATTTAAAGGGTATCCCGATTATTGTTAACAATTTATTTTTCCTCGATCCCTCCGGCATCATTGAGCGAGCTACAGCTCCACCGGAAGAGATAATCAATAAGCATAGGCACAGCATTATGCAGGCCTCAGGGATAGAGCGAATTAAAAGAGTTCAGGAAAGTATGGGCAAGTTGCTACAGGAACTGATTGGCAGCATGATGTACGTACCGTTACCATTCATTGTCCTGCCCATTGCCAGCCGGTTGACCAGACTATGGCTGGATGAGAACCTTGATGTTGATACGCTGAATAAATCCCTGCCTGGTAACGTGACAGGTGAGATGGGGTTAATGATTGGGGATCTGGCCGATACCGCACGAAAATATCCTGAAGTGGTAGATTTTCTGGAAAAATCGGAAGACAGCACTTTCTATCAGGACACTTTCTATCAGGGACTTAGTAAAGTAAAGGGCGGAGATATATTCGGGACCGAACTGGAAAGGTTCATGGAACTGTATGGCATGCGCTGCCCGGGTGAAATCGATATTTCAAACGTTCGATGGTGGGAAGCCCCTACCCTTCTTGTTCCGTCCATTATAAACCATATTAAAAGCAATGCTCCGGGTGAGCACCGAAACCGGTTCAGACAGGGCAGAAAAGAAGCGCAGGAAGTCGTACAAAAACTTATGGAAAGTATTAGCAACACCCCTGCCGGAAGCCTCAAAGCAAGACTAATGTCCAGGCTTCTTTCCATTTACCGAAATTCCACAGGCTTGCGTGAGTTTCCCAAGTATGTTATTGTTCGATTTTTTGATATCTATCGACAGGCTATCCTGGCAGAGGCCCTGGCTTTACATCAGAGAGGAATTTTGGAAAAAGAAGAGGATGTATTTTATTTATATCTCGATGAACTGGTTGCATTGCTAGAAAATCATTTTAGTGAGGACCTGACGCGGTTTATAGACTCCCGTAAAAAAGCCTGCGAGCAGTACCAGAAAATGACCCCTCCCAGGGTTATGACCAGCGAAGGAGAAGTTATTACAGGTGTTAGGATCGATATTGAGGCTCCAATAGGGGCTTTAATCGGGACTCCTGTTTCCGCCGGGGTTGCGGAAGGGTACGTAAAGGTTATCCTCAGACCCGAAGCCGCAAAGCTGAAAAAAGGGGATATTTTAGTAGCGCCTTTTACCGATCCTGGCTGGACTCCACTGTTTTATTCCGTTGAAGCCCTGGTGGTCGAGGTTGGGGGTATGATGACACATGGTTCAGTAATTGCGCGAGAGTATGGTATTCCTGCGGTTGTCGGTATCGAAAATGCAACCAAAATCTTAAAAGACGGCCAGTACGTCCGCGTTGATGGTACCAGGGGTTTTGTACAGGTCCTTAAGTGA
- a CDS encoding acyltransferase family protein codes for MNEKINYLDGLRGIAAINVMIMHFFIILVPAMIYSDRMPSHLGNLEQIFSSTPLGLIGAGNFSVCIFFVLSGYVLTQKYFRTKDKKIIVSGAVRRYIRLFVPVLAVTILSLLLASTGVFHYYIETVTVSGNNNYDNYWTFTPDIVDAVKQAVWGSFFTGDDTYNPVLWTMTTEFYGSMLVFAMTILFGMKRNRWTFYLAASVFFFNSYYFAFIIGMGLADTFNSKKSIFKTDNKIILYIILFSGLFLGSYPVGTVTNDSLYGFLNNGLFEIPKLTYHILGAGMIMYVLLNSRRLQQVFSSPVPVFLGKISYSLYLIHFLIISSFTCALFLALHPILPYWMAAFISCFLSVLLIIPLSYLFYKYVDTTGVELSKTFYNRVIDPFISSISGNTKQKHISSTIFGIYNKLFK; via the coding sequence ATGAACGAGAAGATAAACTATCTTGATGGGCTGCGTGGTATAGCTGCGATTAATGTGATGATAATGCATTTCTTCATCATATTAGTCCCGGCGATGATTTATAGTGATCGAATGCCTTCACATCTGGGGAATCTTGAACAGATTTTCTCGAGTACACCACTGGGATTAATTGGTGCCGGAAATTTTTCGGTCTGTATCTTCTTTGTTCTCAGTGGCTACGTATTAACTCAAAAATACTTTAGAACTAAAGACAAAAAAATAATTGTAAGTGGCGCAGTTCGCCGATATATCCGGTTGTTTGTTCCGGTGCTAGCAGTAACAATATTATCTTTATTACTGGCATCAACTGGAGTATTCCATTACTATATTGAAACCGTAACGGTTTCCGGAAATAATAACTACGACAACTACTGGACTTTTACGCCAGACATTGTCGATGCAGTTAAGCAGGCGGTGTGGGGATCGTTTTTTACAGGTGATGACACCTATAACCCGGTTTTATGGACAATGACCACAGAATTTTATGGGTCTATGCTTGTTTTCGCAATGACCATACTGTTCGGGATGAAACGTAACCGATGGACATTCTACCTTGCTGCATCTGTGTTTTTCTTCAATTCCTACTATTTTGCTTTTATAATAGGAATGGGGCTTGCAGACACATTTAACAGTAAAAAGTCTATTTTTAAAACCGATAACAAAATAATATTATATATTATACTGTTTTCAGGACTGTTTCTAGGCTCGTATCCTGTAGGCACCGTGACAAATGATTCATTGTACGGTTTTCTCAATAACGGCCTCTTTGAAATTCCAAAGTTGACGTATCATATTCTGGGCGCCGGAATGATAATGTATGTTCTATTGAACAGCCGACGGCTGCAACAAGTCTTTTCTTCTCCAGTGCCAGTGTTTCTCGGCAAAATATCCTACTCGCTGTACTTGATACATTTCCTGATAATAAGCAGTTTCACCTGCGCGCTATTCCTCGCACTGCACCCTATATTACCATACTGGATGGCTGCTTTTATTTCGTGTTTCTTGTCTGTGCTATTAATAATACCCTTGAGTTATCTGTTTTACAAGTACGTCGACACGACAGGCGTAGAACTATCAAAGACCTTTTATAACCGGGTGATCGATCCTTTCATATCCAGCATCTCCGGGAACACAAAGCAAAAACATATCTCAAGCACGATTTTCGGAATATATAACAAACTATTTAAATAA